One genomic window of Tenacibaculum tangerinum includes the following:
- a CDS encoding HU domain-containing protein translates to MRLADYINDLLYRYDCVIVPNFGGFITNKIAASVNTTTHTFYPPKKRLTFNAYLQHNDGLLANYIAATKNSSFEEAVAFITEEVALWNEELATTTIQVASVGSLSLNESKKLIFEPNPSSNFLTDSYGLAEVTVPAVERVEQEKVVPISTEQETKTIPLYLKRVAAAAVFVGVAYVGWNGIQNQQQQDALANQEEAVQKKIQSATFVIDNPLPTINLNVRKETKNFHIIAGAFQEVSNANSKLVALQEKGFEASIVGKNNLGLTQVAFASYTTREEARKALETIKATASKDAWLLAK, encoded by the coding sequence ATGAGATTAGCCGACTACATTAACGATTTATTATATAGATACGATTGCGTAATCGTTCCTAACTTTGGAGGATTTATAACGAATAAAATAGCTGCTAGTGTAAATACGACTACGCACACTTTTTATCCTCCCAAAAAACGACTTACGTTTAATGCGTATTTACAGCATAACGACGGATTATTGGCGAACTATATTGCTGCTACTAAAAACAGCTCTTTTGAAGAAGCAGTTGCTTTTATTACAGAAGAGGTTGCATTATGGAATGAAGAGTTAGCAACGACCACTATTCAAGTTGCTTCGGTAGGAAGTTTATCTTTAAATGAATCGAAAAAGTTAATTTTCGAACCCAATCCATCAAGTAACTTTTTAACGGATTCTTATGGGTTGGCTGAGGTTACCGTACCTGCTGTTGAAAGAGTGGAGCAAGAAAAAGTAGTTCCTATTTCAACAGAACAAGAAACGAAAACAATTCCGTTATACTTAAAAAGAGTTGCTGCTGCTGCAGTTTTTGTAGGTGTTGCTTATGTGGGATGGAACGGTATTCAAAATCAACAACAACAAGACGCATTAGCGAACCAAGAAGAGGCAGTTCAAAAGAAAATTCAATCGGCAACCTTTGTCATTGACAATCCGCTACCTACTATCAATTTAAACGTTCGTAAAGAGACAAAGAACTTTCATATTATTGCCGGGGCTTTTCAAGAAGTAAGTAACGCCAACAGCAAATTAGTAGCACTACAAGAAAAAGGATTTGAAGCTTCTATTGTTGGCAAAAACAACTTGGGATTAACACAGGTGGCTTTTGCAAGTTATACAACAAGAGAAGAAGCAAGAAAGGCGTTAGAAACGATTAAAGCTACAGCAAGCAAAGACGCTTGGTTGTTGGCTAAATAA
- the dprA gene encoding DNA-processing protein DprA has protein sequence MNSEKLLAMLRLQATKNIGAVLAKKLITATGSVTQVFREKRNNLHKINGIGTHVTQHLFDEDNLKRAEKELNYIQQNNLDFSYFLDADYPQYLKHCIDAPILLFKDGNIQLNNDKIISIVGTRNMSSYGRDFCNQLVEDLKEHNPIIVSGFAYGVDICAHTAAIKNNLQTIAVLAHGLDEIYPKTHKKYMHQVNENGGFITEFWHDEPPVRENFLKRNRIVAGLSKATIIIESAKKGGSLVTADIANSYHRDVFALPGRASDVYSKGCNNLIKNNQAHLLTSAEDIVTMLNWDLPRASIPIQSKLFVDLNDNEQKIHDYLQQNGKQLLDVIALKCNLPTYQLASILVQMELKGVIKPLPGKMFEV, from the coding sequence ATGAATTCAGAAAAATTGCTAGCCATGTTACGGCTACAAGCCACTAAAAACATAGGAGCTGTTTTAGCAAAAAAGCTAATTACAGCTACAGGTAGTGTAACGCAGGTGTTTCGAGAGAAGAGAAATAACCTACATAAAATTAACGGAATTGGCACTCATGTTACTCAACATCTTTTTGATGAAGACAACTTGAAAAGGGCAGAAAAAGAACTCAACTATATTCAACAAAACAACCTTGATTTTTCGTATTTTTTAGATGCTGATTATCCGCAATACTTAAAACATTGTATTGATGCGCCTATCTTGCTTTTTAAAGATGGAAACATTCAACTAAACAACGATAAAATAATTTCAATTGTAGGTACTAGAAACATGAGTTCGTATGGTCGTGATTTTTGCAATCAACTTGTTGAAGACCTAAAAGAACACAATCCAATTATTGTAAGTGGATTTGCTTATGGGGTAGATATTTGTGCACATACAGCTGCTATAAAAAACAACCTACAAACCATTGCTGTTTTGGCTCACGGATTGGATGAAATTTATCCCAAAACTCATAAAAAATACATGCATCAAGTCAATGAGAATGGCGGATTTATTACCGAGTTTTGGCACGATGAACCCCCTGTAAGAGAAAATTTCTTAAAACGGAATCGTATCGTGGCAGGACTTTCAAAAGCTACGATTATTATTGAATCTGCTAAAAAGGGAGGCTCGTTAGTTACTGCCGATATTGCCAATTCGTATCATCGCGATGTGTTTGCGTTGCCCGGTAGGGCTTCTGATGTGTATAGCAAAGGATGTAACAATCTCATTAAAAATAATCAGGCACATTTGTTAACTTCTGCCGAAGATATTGTAACAATGCTCAACTGGGATCTTCCGAGAGCTTCAATACCCATTCAAAGCAAGCTTTTTGTTGATTTGAATGATAACGAACAGAAAATTCACGATTATTTACAACAAAATGGTAAACAATTGCTAGATGTTATTGCCTTGAAATGCAATCTTCCTACCTATCAATTGGCATCTATTTTAGTGCAAATGGAACTCAAAGGAGTTATAAAACCTTTACCCGGAAAAATGTTTGAAGTTTAG